The following nucleotide sequence is from Nitrosopumilus adriaticus.
CCCTGATCTTCTTTGGATTTTTATCATACGAGTTGTAGATGTTTGCATAGTGATTCGGATCTTTCATTACTGAAATCGTTGACATTTATTGATGATATAAACATATTCGTACTATCTTCGGTGAAAAAAAGTATTAATGATCCTAAATTAGTTATGATGTGATTTTTTTTTGCGAAAGTCGTTTTTAGATTATTTTTCTCAAAATAATCACCGTGTTTGTATCGACAACACCTGGAATCTTCCTTAATGCGTCAATGGTATTGTTAATTTCAGCGATACTTGATGCACTCATAATTGTTGTAATGTCGTATTGACCAGTTATTTCATAAACTGTTTTTACCCCTTCTAGTTTTGCAAGTTTGAGTGAAACTTTTGATGTGTCTGTTGCAGAATCAACTGATACTAAAACAATCGCGCTTGTTGCATTCTCTTCTCCAAGTTCCAAAGTAAATTTTTTGATGGTTCCGCTGTCTACGAGGTTTTTTACTCTTCGTCTTACTGCTGATTCAGAAAGTTTTAATTTTTTACCTATATCCACAAACGATTCTCTGGCATCTTCTTTTAGATACCCGATAATTTTTTCGTCTACTTTATCCTTGTACAACTTTTTTTTGCTCCTCTTCACTTAGTACAGAATCTAGAGCATGTAAAACTTTTGTTATGTCTTCTTCAGAAATCACTAATGGTGGGAGAATTCTTAGAATGTTTCTTCCTGAGTATAGCATGAGGACCCCTTTTTTCATTAATCCCATTAGTATGTCTTTAACTTCAAATTTCATCTCTATTCCTATCATTAGTCCTTTGCCGCGAATTTCTCTTATCATGGTATGATTCTCTTTTAGTTTCTCCAAGCCTTCTCTGAATATTTTGCCCATCTTTTCGGAATTCTCAATTAATCCATCTTCAGTTAATGCCTTGAGTGCTGCAGTTCCTGCTGCACATGATAATGGGTTTCCTCCAAATGTTGA
It contains:
- the lysM gene encoding HTH-type transcriptional regulator LysM, whose translation is MYKDKVDEKIIGYLKEDARESFVDIGKKLKLSESAVRRRVKNLVDSGTIKKFTLELGEENATSAIVLVSVDSATDTSKVSLKLAKLEGVKTVYEITGQYDITTIMSASSIAEINNTIDALRKIPGVVDTNTVIILRKII